Part of the Rhodococcus sp. OK302 genome is shown below.
GCATCGGGGCGGTGGCTGTAGAAGATATCGACGTAGTCGATGCCCAGCCGGCCCAGCGACTGGTCGAGTGACGAGAGCAGATATTTGCGGGAGCCACCGAAACCGTAAGGGCCTGGCCACATGTCCCAGCCGGCCTTGGACGAGATGATCAACTCGTCACGATACGACGCGAAGTCCTCCCGCAGTATTCGTCCGAAGTTGGTTTCGGCACTGCCGTACGGCGGGCCGTAGTTGTTGGCCAGGTCGAAATGAGTGATACCGAGATCGAATGCGCGTCGTAGCACTGCTCGTTGGCGGTCGATCGGAACGTCGTCACCGAAGTTGTGCCACAGTCCCAGCGAAATAGCGGGTAGTTTCAATCCGCTTCGGCCGGTGCGACGGTAGGGCATGGTCTCGTAGCGATCAGGCTGCGCGACATAGGGTTCGGACATCGTTCCTACCTTGGGTTCAGTTCTGCGCGGGCGCATCTCGGAGTTCGACAGACAAACGTGCTCCGCCCAACGGGCTGTCGTGAAGCGAGGTGCTGCCGCCGTGGAGGAAGGCTTGCTGAGCGACCAGCGCCAGCCCCAGCCCTGAGCCGGATTTACCGGCAGTCGAGCCGCGGGTGAACCGCTCGAACACTGCCTCGCGCTCGCCTTCGGGAATGCCGGACCCGTTGTCGTCGATGGTGATGGTGAATGTCGCGGGCGGGCCGGGACGGCATCCCAGGGTGATCCGCACTTCGGTGGCGCCGCCATGCCGCACGGCATTGGTGATGGCATTGTCGAGGATCAACCGGATGCCACCCGGCAATGCGTGAATGCGGTAGGGCAGAGGCGAATCGGTGGTTTCGACACTCACCCGCAGATTCGGATGGAGGCGTTGCGCTTCGTCGGCGGCAATATCGCACACTTCGATCAGATCGGTGTCCTTGAAATCCTCGGCCGTGGACAACTCGCCCTTGGCTAGCCGCTCGAGGTCGCGCAATGTCGATTCCACTCGTCCTTGGGCGCGCGCGAGATCGACCAGAATTTCGTGTCTTTGTGACTGATCCAGATCATGGATGGACAGCACTTCGATGTCAGTGCGCATGGCCGTCAACGGCGTTCGGAGTTCGTGTGCTGCTGCCGAGGCGAAATCTCGAGCTGTGGCCAAAGCCGACGTCGTGGCTGCCTGTGCGCTGGCAACGTCCCTGAGCATCGATTCTGCGGCTGCCGCAAGCTCATCCGCTTCTCGAATGCCGGAGACCTGGGTGGCGAGGTCAGGGTCGCGTCGGGCGATCCGGCGTGTCAATTCAACGAGTGGACGCACTGCCGGTCCGCCGAACAGCCAGCCCAGCGCGGCCGCAGCGGCCACAGCACCCAGCCCGAACAATGCCACCTGCTTTTGCTGATCGACAGTGATGTCGCGGGCCTCCGCGTAGGGAACTGCCAGAGAGACAAGAGCATTGATTCCATCAGCTTCGGCGGTGTAGGCGCGATACATGGTTCCGTCAACCTCGACGGTTTCCGAACCCACCGGCAGAGCCGGGAGCCTGGTGGGGGTACTGGACATGACCTTGCCGTCAGTGTCGTTGCGGATGGTCACAGAGAACGCACCAGCATCGCCGAAAGCGCCGAGGAACGGACCTGCGGTGGCGGCGTTGGCCACGACAACCGTCGACGCGGTCTCGAGTCGACGATCCAACTGCGCGAGATTGTTTCGCGCGATCGCGAGTGCAACGACAACGCCGAGTGCAAGAACGATGAACGTCGCCCCCAGCGCTGCGGCGGCAGCGACGCGGATTCGCAGTGAGAAGCGCCGCCGCTTCACGGGTTCTCCCGAAGAACAAATCCGACGCCGCGGACGGTGTGGAGCAGGCGAGGCGATCCGCCGGACTCGAATTTTCGGCGAAGGTACCCGATGAACACGTCGACGACGTTGGTGTCCGCCACGAAGTCGTACCCCCACACGAGTTCGAGGAGGCGTTCGCGGGTCAGGACGATTCCCGAGTTGTGGGCCAGGACTTCGAGCAATTCGAATTCGCGCTTGGTCAGAGGTACTTCGTTGCCGTCGATGCGAACCCGTCGACCGGAGAGGTCGATGTCGAGGTTTCCGATGCGCAGGGTGTTAGTGCCTCCGGAGTGGTCGCCGGCAGGGGCGTTGCTCCGCCTCAGCATTGCGCGGACGCGCGCGACCAATTCGGCGAGGACAAACGGTTTGACCATGTAATCGTCGGCACCGGATTCCAGTCCGGCAATCCTGTCGTCGACGGAGTTTCTGGCGCTGAGCACGCAGATGGGTATCTCGTTGCCGGCCGCGCGCAATGCCGTCACCACACCGGTGCCGTCGAGGACGGGCATGTTGATATCGAGAACTACCGCGTCCGGGTGCTTGTTCGCGATCACTCGGAGGGCGTCTGCGCCGTCGACAGCGGTCAGGACCGAGAACCCCGAAAGGCGCAGCCCCCGTTCGAGCGAGGTGCGGACGTCGGGGTCGTCGTCGACCACGAGAATGAGCGGTGTGTCGGTCACCGTCCCATTGTGCCCTGCCAGGAATGGCAGTTTTGTTTATCAGATCGGCAAGTCGGTGCCGTCCGGTCGTAGGCCTGCCACGAATATGGCAACCAGCCGTGGAACGAGGTTCGGTATCGCCTCGTCCGACAGTTCGGGGTGGGGGCGGGTCAGCCGGGCCAGAGCCAGGACGAACTCGAAGGGGTGCAGGTCAGGCCGGACGAGTCCGGCGGATTGTGCGGCGCGGATTGCGGCGGTCATCTGAGTTTTGGTCAGTTCGCGGGCCTCGAGAACCTCCGGAGGGAACTCCGCGAAACTACGCTCGACCAGTGCCGGGATGAGCGCGCCCAACTTCAGCTCTACGAGTCGGTCCACCAAGCTCTGCCAGGCCAGACTCGGATCGGTTGGCATTCCCGCGAGTGCGGTTTCGGCGGCTTCTCGGGCGTCGGTGAGCGTCGCGACGGCAACGGCCGTCACCAGTTCCTCGCGCGTCGGAAAATTTCGGTAGAGCGTGGCGATGCCAACATGTGCGAGTTCGGCAACGGCGTCGAGCGGCGCGTCGTGCCCACGCTGTGTGAACACCGCGCGCGCGGCTCCGACTATCGCATTCCTGCGTTCGAGCGCATCGGCTCTCATTTCCACCTCCGGTATTGACAACCCATCATAACCGGAGGAATATCTTCCACAAGAGCCGGAGGGAAATCCTCCACTTATGAAGGGGTTATTCATGGAGACTGTCTCCGATCCGAAGGACGGCAAGAAGCTACTGGCCGTGGTGCTCGGCCTCTCCGCCGTCATCGGCCTCATGCTCCTGGCGTTTGTCTTGCCTTCGGTCAATAGTGGCGCGCACGAATTGAAGCTGGGAATCGCAGGTCCTGCTCCGGCGACGACGCAGATCACGGCGTCGCTAGGCGAGAACAAGCCTGGTGCATTCGCGTTCGACCAGTTCGCTGACGCTGACGCTGTTCGCGACGCAATCCGGAACCGGGAGGTGGTCGGCGGAATTGTCGTGGATGCGAATGGTCCACGAATGTTGATCGCTACCGCCGGAGGTGCACCCATTGCTCAAACACTGACCGGCGTGGCGAGTGCATTGTCTGAAGCTTCCGGGACCGAGGTGGTTGTCGAAGACGTAGTTCCTCTGACGAAGGACGACCCGGCCGGCGCAGGGCTCACCGCTCTCGCCTTGCCGCTCGTCTTCGGCGGCATGATGCCCGCTATCGTTCTGGTGCAACTGTTTCCGCGCAGTATCGGCAAGCGGGTGTCCGGCGCCGCCGGTATCGCGGTAGTCGCAGGCTTTGCCTTGACGGCCATCCTGCAGTTCGGTACCCACAGCCTGGACGGCAACTATGTCCTCACCTCATTGGCACTCGCACTGGGAATTTCCGCGATCTCCCTGACCATTCTGGGTCTCGAGTCCTTGCTGGGTATGAAGGGGTTCGGGCTCGGGGCCGTTCTGATGATGTTCGTGGCCAACCCGCTTTCCGGAATGGCAACCACGGGCGCGTGGCTGCCGGCAGGCTGGGGCGCCTTCGGGCAGCTGCTCCCGCCGGGTGCTGCTGGTGCTGCGGTTCGTTCTCTGGCGTTCTTCGACGGCCATGGTGCGGCGAAGCCAATTCTGGTGCTGGCGTGCTGGATTGCCGTCGGAATTACGCTGTGCGTGGTCGCAGGAATGAAGAAGGCTCCGTCCCCAGTGCCGGAGTCCGAGCCTGTCCTGGTCTAGTTGGTTCGGTGTGGTCGGTAGGCTTGGCGGAGTGGACAACTCCGTCGTCTGGTTTCGCCGTGACCTCCGGGTGAGCGACCTTCCCTCACTCCTGGCGGCAGCTGACGCCGGGGGAGAAGTGCTGGCGCTGTTCGTGCTCGATGAAAATTTGCTCGGGCCGGCGGGGGCGCCGCGTCAGGATCAGCTTTTTGCCAATCTGGCGGCGCTCGACCAGCAGCTCGGCGGACGGCTGACGGTGGTTCGCGGTGATCCGGTCGAGTTGGTGCCAGTTGCGGCGCGCTCGGTCGGGGCAACCGAGGTTCACATCAGCGCCGACTACGGACCGTACGGACGGCGGCGAGATGCGGCAGTGACGAGGCAGATAGATCTGATCGCGACGGGATCGCCCTACGCCGTTGCGCCGGGGCGCGTCACCAAAGCAGACGGCAATCCGTACAAGGTTTTCACGCCGTACTTCCGTCAGTGGATGGAACATGGCTGGCGTGGACCGGCTGCAACAGATGCGCAGACGGTGCGATGGCTCGATCCGGATGATCGCGATGGTGGCCCTGCGCGTGAGGGAATTCCCGCGGCGAACGGGAAGAATCTCTACCCGGCCGGTGAGGTCAGCGCGCTCGAACAGTGGAAAGACTACTGCGAGAACAGTCTTGATCGGTACGACGACGAACGCAACCGGCCCGACCTCGATACGACGAGCCGGATGTCGATCCCTTTGAAGTACGGCACCATTCATCCGCGAACCATGTTGGCCGATCTATCGAGACGTACCGGCGACGGACCCCAGGCCTATCGTCGGCAGTTGGCCTGGCGAGATTTCTACGCGGACATCCTGTTTCAGCGGCCGGACAGTGCGCGCGAAAACTACGACGCGAAGTTCGACCGTTTGCGCCACGACCGCGGTGCCGATTCGGACGTGGCATTTCAGGCATGGTGCGAGGGTAGGACAGGCTTTCCGATCGTCGACGCGGGGATGCGTCAACTGGCGACCGAGCATTGGATGCACAATCGTGTCCGAATGATTGTTGCGTCATTCCTGGTGAAGGACTTGCATATTCCGTGGTGGCGCGGTGCTCGCTACTTCATGGCGCATCTGGTGGACGGCGATCTGGCATCCAATCAGCATGGCTGGCAATGGACCGCCGGTTCGGGAACCGATGCGTCACCGTTCTTTCGGGTGTTCAACCCGACAACTCAGGGCGAGAAGTTCGATCCCGACGGCAACTACGTTCGGCGGTGGGTTCCCGAACTGCGGGGGATTCCGGGAAAGGCAGTGCATTCACCGAAAGCGATGCGCCCAGCCGACTATCCGGATCCGATCGTGGACCACGCCCTCGAGCGTGAGGAGGCGCTCCGGCGATACGGCGAGATCAAGGGCTGAGTGGGGCGACTACTCGATGACCGACGGCACCGACTTCTTCCGCTCGCCGGTGACCAAGAGTCCGATCAGTGCCACTGCCGCCAAGGCCATGACAAGTGCGCCGTAGCTGCGGGTGGTGTCGACCAAACCGATCTTGCCGACGAGATAGCCCGCGAGCAATGCCGGAAGGCTGTTGGCGAGGTAAGCGATGACGTACACGGTGGACAGAAGGCCGGCGCGTTGGTGGTTGTCGGCGAGTGGCATAACGGTGAGAATCGTGCCTTGGAAACCGGCCCCGAATCCGATGCCCGCGATCGCAGTTCCGGCAAAAATTGCCACGGTGGAAGAGATTTCGGCACCCAAAAGTGTGATTCCGACGCCCAGAATCAACGTGGTGGTGCCGATCAACATGACCGTGCGGCCGCCGAGATTGCGGAACGTGAGCACAGCGGCGGCACCGAATCCGGTGAGAGTGGCGACCATGACCGCGCCGATCAGCGAGCTGTGGACGTCAAGTGCGTTGCGCGCCAAGGCTGGTCCGAGTGAGAGGTAAAAACCACCCAGTGCCCAGACTGCAATCAAGCACGGTGCGGTCAGAGCGATCATCGTGCGCGCCTCCCGTGGAACGGAGAGGGCGGGCCGCATGGATTTCCAGGCACCGGGGCGTCCACCGGAGGTTTCGGGAGCAGCCCAGACTCCGAGGATCTCGAGTATGACGATGACGAGGAGGACAAGATAGACAGTGCTGGTGGGGCGCGGGAGATGTTCGGTGATGAGGCTGGAACCCACGGCGCCGACGGCCAGGCCAACCGTCGGAGCAACACTGTTGATGACGGAGCCCCGTCCCGGTGTGCGTTCGAGGTCGATGAGGGCAGAACCCAGTGTGCTGATGGCAGCGCCGGTCGCGATGCCTTGTATGACGCGGGCAATCAGCAACATTGTCAAGCCGTCGGCCGACGCGAAGAGAACCAACGAAAATGCTTCGAGGACAAGGGCTCCGAGGAGGACTGGCCTGCGGCCGATGTGGTCGGACAGCGACCCGGCCGTAAGTAGCGTCGCGAGCAGTGCCAGAGCATAGATGCCGAAGACGAGCGTCGATCCAAGCGAGGAGAACCCCCACAGTTGCTGGTAATGCTCATACAGAGGGGTCGGAGTAGCGGACGCGCCGAGGAAGGTAGCGATGATGACTGCGATGAGCGTGAACGTGGCGCCACGGCCGAGTCGGGGCCGTGTGGCGCCCACAGTCTTCTGTAGAACGGTTGTTGTCATCGCGTGGCGCTTTCGGTACGACTAAGGGATCAAACGCAAATTCTTTGCTTTTAGAACGGTACGCCCAGCCCTGGCTTAACGCAATATCTTTGCGTTAGTATCGGATCCATGACTCCGACCACAGGTCCGCGCCCTGGTGGCCGCAGCGCACGCATTCAACAGGCCGTGCGCGCGTCTGCTCGTGCGCTGTTGGAGCGGCATGAGCGGGCCGAGATCACGGTGCCCATGATTGCGAGTGATGCGGGTGTCACTCCGTCTACGATCTACCGGCGCTGGGGCGACATCAACGAGGTCTTTGCCGACGTATCGATCGAACAGTTGCGTCCCGACGCTCCGCCACGTGAGACCGGTTCGCTGCGTGGAGATTTGACGGCCTGGTCGCAGGAGTACCTCGAGGAGATGTCGACGCCGGTGGGGCGTGCCGCGCTTCGCGATGTGCTGATGAGCGACGATCACGCTCTCGCGTCCGAGGGTACGAAGAAGTTCAAATGTGCGTATTTCTGTCGTACCCAGATCGACGTGATACTTGCGCGCTGGCCCGAAGCTTCTGCGGTGGATGGTGATTCGGTGGTGGACCACGTTGTCGCACCGATTGTCTACCGCATATTGTTCGACCTCGAACCACTGTCCCCGTTACGGGTTTCCGAGTTGGTGGATCAGGTTCTGGCGTCGAAGGTTTC
Proteins encoded:
- a CDS encoding cryptochrome/photolyase family protein — protein: MDNSVVWFRRDLRVSDLPSLLAAADAGGEVLALFVLDENLLGPAGAPRQDQLFANLAALDQQLGGRLTVVRGDPVELVPVAARSVGATEVHISADYGPYGRRRDAAVTRQIDLIATGSPYAVAPGRVTKADGNPYKVFTPYFRQWMEHGWRGPAATDAQTVRWLDPDDRDGGPAREGIPAANGKNLYPAGEVSALEQWKDYCENSLDRYDDERNRPDLDTTSRMSIPLKYGTIHPRTMLADLSRRTGDGPQAYRRQLAWRDFYADILFQRPDSARENYDAKFDRLRHDRGADSDVAFQAWCEGRTGFPIVDAGMRQLATEHWMHNRVRMIVASFLVKDLHIPWWRGARYFMAHLVDGDLASNQHGWQWTAGSGTDASPFFRVFNPTTQGEKFDPDGNYVRRWVPELRGIPGKAVHSPKAMRPADYPDPIVDHALEREEALRRYGEIKG
- a CDS encoding MFS transporter, which codes for MTTTVLQKTVGATRPRLGRGATFTLIAVIIATFLGASATPTPLYEHYQQLWGFSSLGSTLVFGIYALALLATLLTAGSLSDHIGRRPVLLGALVLEAFSLVLFASADGLTMLLIARVIQGIATGAAISTLGSALIDLERTPGRGSVINSVAPTVGLAVGAVGSSLITEHLPRPTSTVYLVLLVIVILEILGVWAAPETSGGRPGAWKSMRPALSVPREARTMIALTAPCLIAVWALGGFYLSLGPALARNALDVHSSLIGAVMVATLTGFGAAAVLTFRNLGGRTVMLIGTTTLILGVGITLLGAEISSTVAIFAGTAIAGIGFGAGFQGTILTVMPLADNHQRAGLLSTVYVIAYLANSLPALLAGYLVGKIGLVDTTRSYGALVMALAAVALIGLLVTGERKKSVPSVIE
- a CDS encoding TetR/AcrR family transcriptional regulator yields the protein MTPTTGPRPGGRSARIQQAVRASARALLERHERAEITVPMIASDAGVTPSTIYRRWGDINEVFADVSIEQLRPDAPPRETGSLRGDLTAWSQEYLEEMSTPVGRAALRDVLMSDDHALASEGTKKFKCAYFCRTQIDVILARWPEASAVDGDSVVDHVVAPIVYRILFDLEPLSPLRVSELVDQVLASKVSV
- a CDS encoding response regulator transcription factor — its product is MTDTPLILVVDDDPDVRTSLERGLRLSGFSVLTAVDGADALRVIANKHPDAVVLDINMPVLDGTGVVTALRAAGNEIPICVLSARNSVDDRIAGLESGADDYMVKPFVLAELVARVRAMLRRSNAPAGDHSGGTNTLRIGNLDIDLSGRRVRIDGNEVPLTKREFELLEVLAHNSGIVLTRERLLELVWGYDFVADTNVVDVFIGYLRRKFESGGSPRLLHTVRGVGFVLRENP
- a CDS encoding sensor histidine kinase, with product MKRRRFSLRIRVAAAAALGATFIVLALGVVVALAIARNNLAQLDRRLETASTVVVANAATAGPFLGAFGDAGAFSVTIRNDTDGKVMSSTPTRLPALPVGSETVEVDGTMYRAYTAEADGINALVSLAVPYAEARDITVDQQKQVALFGLGAVAAAAALGWLFGGPAVRPLVELTRRIARRDPDLATQVSGIREADELAAAAESMLRDVASAQAATTSALATARDFASAAAHELRTPLTAMRTDIEVLSIHDLDQSQRHEILVDLARAQGRVESTLRDLERLAKGELSTAEDFKDTDLIEVCDIAADEAQRLHPNLRVSVETTDSPLPYRIHALPGGIRLILDNAITNAVRHGGATEVRITLGCRPGPPATFTITIDDNGSGIPEGEREAVFERFTRGSTAGKSGSGLGLALVAQQAFLHGGSTSLHDSPLGGARLSVELRDAPAQN
- a CDS encoding TetR/AcrR family transcriptional regulator; this translates as MRADALERRNAIVGAARAVFTQRGHDAPLDAVAELAHVGIATLYRNFPTREELVTAVAVATLTDAREAAETALAGMPTDPSLAWQSLVDRLVELKLGALIPALVERSFAEFPPEVLEARELTKTQMTAAIRAAQSAGLVRPDLHPFEFVLALARLTRPHPELSDEAIPNLVPRLVAIFVAGLRPDGTDLPI